The Allorhodopirellula heiligendammensis genome includes a window with the following:
- a CDS encoding HEAT repeat domain-containing protein: protein MFVKQSILLILGFLLTCFPAVGRGEDVPTEEVMIATLTSADAPPADKAITCKQLAVYGSADCVPAVAALLSDPELTSWARITLEAIEDDAAEAALIEAAPKLEGLPLVGVINSLGVKKSSAAIDLLTQHLGSDNETIARAAAMSLGKIGGSDAIAALKVATGAPRMNVRSAAAEGLIRCAELLPAAEAAELYDFVLEKDVPNPRIVEATRGAILARGKDGIELLVKSLGSDNQRIRYIALTATRELSGEGVADGLLAARSDVPPSQAALFLIALGDRGEATMLPAMLKIIAQPAPTDTDIDVKTAALGVVQRIGDPSCLDALIAAATDDNDVVAAAGRTALQNVGDEDMNSVIVERAQKATGDALKTWIEVIGARRINAIELLVAATKQNDVSIQSAALAALGDVATLDELPILSKVAFSNDSGRDNGVHATALKAVRAASVRMTDKAACVDQLEAEMTNADLAAQLEILEIFAAMGGPDALQAIEKSALSSSAALQNAATRLLGGWMTVDAANVLEKVAARHDHPYRIRAARGYLRLLRQFPMPPAQRNEMAETAMSFSDRDDEKRLILDAAGRYPSPKMLQLVVQIGESESLKNEAQAVGMAIARDLKPSDQVAKLLAELDIEEVNVEIVRAMYGAAGEQVDVTERLQKQVGKLPIIRLANPNYNSNFGGDPAPGKPKQLTIEYRLDGKAGSSVFNENDPIVLNIPD, encoded by the coding sequence ATGTTTGTTAAACAATCCATTCTGTTAATACTCGGTTTCCTATTAACTTGTTTCCCCGCCGTCGGTCGGGGTGAGGATGTTCCCACCGAAGAGGTGATGATCGCGACGCTGACGTCCGCTGATGCACCGCCGGCTGATAAAGCCATTACCTGCAAACAGTTGGCGGTGTATGGCTCAGCAGACTGTGTGCCTGCAGTGGCCGCCCTGCTTTCCGACCCCGAACTCACTTCCTGGGCGCGGATCACGCTCGAAGCGATTGAAGACGATGCCGCCGAAGCGGCGTTGATCGAGGCAGCACCGAAACTCGAAGGCTTGCCACTGGTAGGTGTGATCAACTCGCTTGGTGTCAAAAAATCCTCGGCAGCGATCGACTTGCTCACCCAACATCTCGGCAGTGACAACGAGACGATCGCCCGAGCTGCTGCGATGTCCCTAGGTAAAATTGGCGGCTCGGATGCTATCGCGGCATTGAAGGTAGCCACGGGTGCGCCGAGAATGAACGTGCGATCGGCTGCCGCCGAAGGATTGATTCGCTGTGCCGAATTGCTACCAGCCGCTGAGGCCGCCGAGCTCTATGATTTCGTGCTTGAGAAAGACGTTCCAAATCCGCGTATTGTCGAGGCCACTCGCGGCGCCATCCTGGCACGGGGCAAGGACGGCATTGAACTGCTCGTCAAGAGTTTGGGATCGGACAATCAACGGATTCGCTACATCGCGCTGACGGCAACTCGCGAACTCAGTGGTGAGGGGGTCGCCGACGGTTTGCTTGCTGCCCGGTCTGATGTGCCGCCATCGCAAGCCGCTCTGTTCTTGATCGCATTGGGTGATCGGGGCGAAGCTACCATGCTGCCGGCCATGCTAAAGATTATCGCACAGCCCGCACCGACCGACACCGACATCGATGTAAAAACGGCAGCTCTCGGTGTTGTCCAGCGGATTGGTGATCCATCGTGTTTAGATGCCTTGATCGCCGCCGCCACGGATGACAATGATGTTGTGGCTGCGGCGGGGCGTACGGCGTTGCAAAACGTGGGCGATGAAGACATGAATTCGGTCATCGTGGAGCGGGCTCAGAAGGCGACGGGCGATGCGTTGAAAACATGGATTGAGGTCATTGGAGCACGCCGCATTAACGCTATCGAGCTCCTTGTGGCCGCAACCAAGCAGAATGATGTGTCCATTCAATCGGCAGCCTTAGCGGCACTCGGTGATGTCGCAACTCTCGACGAGTTGCCGATCTTGAGCAAGGTTGCGTTCTCGAATGACAGTGGCCGAGACAATGGTGTTCATGCTACCGCACTCAAAGCGGTTCGCGCTGCGAGCGTGCGGATGACGGATAAAGCTGCCTGCGTCGACCAGCTCGAAGCCGAGATGACGAATGCCGACCTAGCAGCTCAGCTCGAAATACTCGAAATCTTTGCCGCCATGGGTGGCCCGGATGCGTTGCAGGCGATCGAGAAGTCTGCCCTCAGCAGTTCGGCCGCACTCCAGAATGCGGCGACGCGTTTACTCGGTGGTTGGATGACGGTCGATGCTGCGAACGTCTTGGAGAAGGTTGCTGCGCGACATGATCACCCCTATCGGATTCGCGCAGCCCGTGGTTATCTGCGGTTGCTTCGCCAATTTCCGATGCCGCCCGCTCAGCGCAATGAGATGGCCGAGACGGCCATGTCGTTCAGCGACCGCGATGATGAAAAACGTTTGATTTTAGATGCAGCCGGGCGATACCCGAGTCCCAAGATGCTGCAACTCGTCGTGCAAATCGGCGAGAGTGAATCGCTCAAAAACGAAGCACAAGCGGTGGGCATGGCGATCGCCCGCGATCTCAAGCCCTCGGATCAAGTTGCCAAACTGCTCGCTGAACTCGATATCGAAGAAGTGAACGTGGAGATTGTCCGGGCAATGTATGGTGCCGCGGGCGAGCAGGTCGATGTCACCGAACGGTTGCAAAAGCAGGTTGGCAAACTACCCATCATTCGGCTTGCCAATCCGAACTACAACTCCAACTTCGGTGGCGATCCTGCACCAGGGAAACCCAAGCAGCTGACCATCGAGTATCGTCTCGATGGCAAGGCTGGAAGTTCGGTGTTCAACGAAAACGATCCGATCGTGCTGAACATTCCCGATTGA
- a CDS encoding secondary thiamine-phosphate synthase enzyme YjbQ: protein MIWTQHELRLPPHRRGFHLITPAIEAATPELGQVQIGLLHCFIQHTSASLTINENADSDVRVDFETAMNHVVPENLAYFHTLEGPDDMPAHVKASMMGASVTIPIRAGRLHLGTWQGIYLCEHRDHASSRQLVLTLQGLARDEAVDR from the coding sequence ATGATTTGGACGCAACATGAGCTCCGACTGCCGCCTCACCGCCGCGGATTCCATCTGATCACGCCCGCCATCGAAGCCGCCACGCCCGAACTTGGCCAGGTTCAAATCGGGCTGCTGCACTGTTTCATTCAGCACACCAGCGCCTCACTGACGATCAATGAGAATGCTGACTCGGACGTACGGGTGGATTTTGAAACCGCGATGAATCACGTCGTCCCCGAGAATCTTGCCTATTTTCACACGCTCGAAGGACCTGACGACATGCCCGCCCATGTAAAGGCGTCGATGATGGGCGCTTCTGTGACAATTCCTATCCGGGCCGGGCGATTGCACCTCGGGACCTGGCAGGGAATCTACCTCTGTGAACATCGTGATCACGCGTCTTCCAGACAGCTCGTGCTAACCCTGCAAGGACTTGCCAGGGACGAAGCCGTCGATCGATAA
- a CDS encoding MotA/TolQ/ExbB proton channel family protein, with protein sequence MKSIPALLSDAFSRRSLASWLAIFVIGVSLSSPLAISTAIAQDDAAAEFGGGDDVEPPAEQPVDAGGDAVAGQEAAGEADGGQADANGAAETQKKDQSLLTWFIKSLGIPYVIVFLALSVTLVSLFVMNMLAARRDTLCPHDLVEEFGQRLDENDNQGAYDLAKNDESVLGQVLAAGLAKVSRGYPKALEGMQEVGEEESMKLEHRLSYMALIGNLSPMIGLFGTVQGMIASFQVIANGGTTPEPSALAEGISTALFTTLVGLFIAIPAIAAYNILRNRVARLLLEVGVESENLMSRFEDTTPKTGAR encoded by the coding sequence ATGAAATCCATTCCCGCCCTGTTGAGCGACGCTTTCTCCCGCAGGAGCCTGGCGTCTTGGCTGGCGATTTTCGTCATCGGTGTTTCGCTGTCCAGCCCGCTGGCAATTTCCACGGCGATCGCTCAAGACGATGCTGCTGCAGAGTTTGGCGGTGGTGACGACGTTGAGCCACCGGCAGAGCAACCCGTCGATGCGGGTGGTGATGCGGTTGCTGGTCAGGAAGCGGCGGGCGAAGCCGACGGCGGCCAAGCGGATGCTAATGGTGCTGCGGAGACACAGAAGAAAGATCAATCGTTGTTGACGTGGTTCATTAAATCGCTCGGTATCCCGTATGTGATCGTCTTTTTGGCACTTTCGGTGACACTCGTGTCGCTGTTCGTGATGAACATGCTCGCTGCCCGGCGGGACACGCTCTGTCCACACGATTTGGTGGAGGAATTCGGTCAGCGACTCGATGAGAACGACAATCAAGGTGCCTACGATCTCGCCAAGAATGACGAATCGGTGCTTGGCCAGGTCCTTGCTGCCGGCCTCGCAAAGGTCTCGCGCGGCTATCCCAAAGCACTCGAGGGCATGCAGGAAGTCGGTGAAGAGGAAAGCATGAAGCTCGAGCACCGCCTCAGCTACATGGCGTTGATCGGCAACCTCAGCCCCATGATCGGATTGTTCGGTACCGTGCAGGGAATGATTGCATCGTTCCAGGTGATCGCTAACGGTGGCACGACGCCCGAGCCCTCCGCGCTCGCCGAAGGGATTTCAACGGCGCTGTTCACCACTTTGGTCGGCCTGTTTATCGCAATTCCCGCGATCGCCGCCTACAATATCCTGCGCAACCGGGTCGCGCGATTGCTACTTGAAGTGGGCGTCGAAAGCGAAAATTTGATGAGCCGATTTGAAGATACGACGCCCAAGACCGGAGCTCGCTGA
- a CDS encoding RNA polymerase sigma factor, which produces MTSSRSHLDPASTSTLPDADEAALIDAIQAGDESAWRSLIDQYEGRLLAFVFRRLHDRNVSEDIVQETLIGFLVSLPNYDRRRRLENYLFSICGYKLTDHLRKMGRRPTLPLYGRGGTDDGTLGELPIAGRGRVASSIARSAERMELEQHVVAAAIADQIAHWRESGNYAKLQAIEMLFVAGRSNLDVAKRLDLTQQQVANLKSDFLTRIKAIIARQDLDAGVFPELNESC; this is translated from the coding sequence ATGACTTCCTCCCGATCCCATTTGGACCCCGCATCGACCAGTACGCTGCCTGACGCGGACGAGGCCGCCTTGATCGATGCCATCCAGGCCGGCGACGAATCGGCGTGGCGGAGTTTGATCGACCAGTACGAAGGTCGATTGCTCGCCTTCGTCTTTCGCCGCTTGCACGATCGCAATGTGAGCGAAGATATCGTTCAGGAAACCTTGATCGGCTTTCTCGTTTCGCTGCCCAACTACGACCGCCGCCGTCGATTGGAAAACTACTTGTTTTCGATCTGCGGCTACAAGCTCACCGACCATCTGCGAAAAATGGGACGGCGACCGACCCTACCGCTCTACGGTCGCGGCGGTACCGACGACGGCACGTTGGGCGAGTTGCCCATTGCCGGTCGCGGACGGGTAGCCAGTTCGATTGCGCGTAGTGCCGAGCGAATGGAACTCGAGCAACATGTCGTGGCTGCCGCGATCGCTGACCAGATCGCTCACTGGCGGGAGAGCGGTAACTACGCCAAACTGCAAGCGATCGAAATGTTGTTTGTCGCTGGACGCAGTAATCTCGACGTCGCAAAACGGTTGGACCTGACGCAGCAACAGGTGGCGAACCTCAAAAGCGATTTTCTTACTCGTATCAAAGCGATCATCGCCCGCCAAGATCTCGATGCGGGCGTCTTTCCAGAACTGAATGAGTCATGTTGA
- the yaaA gene encoding peroxide stress protein YaaA, producing MLIVLSPAKTLDFDSEPPVSHATNPELIADSQELIGLLKQQTPGDLRNLMGISESLAELNHARFQDWCVPHPQPGAKQAIFAFQGDVYQGLQADTFTDKQLERAQVQLRMLSGLYGVLRPFDRILPYRLEMGTALPNSRGKDLYAFWGDRITTRIAESMRADNSRFLLNLASNEYFRSIKASALPAPVVAPAFKEFKNGSYKIISFFAKKARGTMAAWVIRQRARTLAKLTQFAEDGYRYDAESSTDRVPVFLRGPR from the coding sequence ATGTTGATTGTCCTCTCGCCCGCAAAAACGCTTGATTTTGATTCCGAGCCGCCCGTTTCCCATGCGACCAATCCGGAACTCATTGCCGACAGCCAAGAGTTGATCGGATTGCTGAAGCAGCAGACGCCGGGAGACCTGCGAAATTTGATGGGCATCAGCGAGTCGCTGGCTGAACTCAATCACGCGAGATTCCAGGACTGGTGCGTGCCCCACCCGCAACCAGGCGCCAAACAGGCGATCTTTGCCTTCCAAGGTGACGTGTACCAAGGGTTGCAGGCTGATACCTTCACGGACAAACAACTCGAACGGGCTCAGGTTCAACTGCGAATGCTGTCAGGGCTCTACGGTGTGCTGCGACCATTTGATCGGATCCTGCCGTATCGGTTGGAGATGGGGACCGCGCTACCAAATTCGCGCGGCAAAGATTTGTATGCATTCTGGGGTGACCGCATCACCACGCGGATCGCTGAATCGATGCGGGCTGACAATTCCCGCTTCCTACTGAATTTGGCTTCGAACGAGTATTTTCGTTCGATCAAAGCGTCCGCTCTTCCCGCTCCCGTGGTGGCACCAGCGTTCAAGGAGTTCAAGAACGGCAGCTACAAAATCATCAGCTTTTTTGCCAAAAAGGCACGCGGCACGATGGCGGCGTGGGTGATCCGCCAGCGGGCGAGGACGCTCGCCAAGCTGACGCAATTTGCTGAGGATGGTTATCGTTATGATGCGGAATCTTCCACCGACCGCGTTCCGGTATTTTTACGCGGCCCCCGTTGA
- a CDS encoding 4a-hydroxytetrahydrobiopterin dehydratase yields the protein MTSSADSAHSDQTPEKLRASLIRARCAACEGGVDPLPMETAREYLVALSSWQLDESSGSISRQIQGGSFVQVIDIVNRIAVLAEDQQHHPDLHVTGYRHLKVVLTTHAIGGLSENDFIVAAKIDELLAA from the coding sequence TTGACCTCATCAGCTGATTCCGCTCACTCAGACCAAACCCCAGAAAAACTGCGAGCGTCGTTGATACGCGCACGCTGTGCCGCGTGTGAGGGCGGCGTCGACCCTCTTCCGATGGAAACGGCCCGCGAGTACCTCGTGGCGCTCTCCAGCTGGCAACTTGACGAATCAAGCGGCAGTATTTCTCGCCAGATCCAGGGTGGATCGTTCGTCCAAGTCATCGACATCGTCAATCGCATCGCTGTCCTGGCGGAAGATCAGCAGCATCATCCCGATTTGCACGTGACCGGCTATCGACATCTGAAGGTCGTCTTGACGACTCATGCGATCGGCGGGCTGAGCGAGAACGATTTTATCGTTGCTGCGAAAATCGACGAGCTGCTGGCGGCGTAG
- a CDS encoding 3-deoxy-7-phosphoheptulonate synthase, which translates to MTEKTQTPATDDLRIGAMKPLMPPRELMSEIPSSPKVAETVTAARDGIRRILCQEDDRLVVVVGPCSIHDPEAAIEYANLLAAAQEEHASELLIVMRVYFEKPRTTVGWKGLINDPGLDDSFEINRGLRTARGLLRDINALGLPTGTEFLDLISPQYIADLVGWGAIGARTTESQGHRELASGLSCPVGFKNGTSGNVQIAVDAICSAQRPHHFLSVTKEGTSAIFATTGNSDCHVIMRGGTHTNYDAASIDAASDLLTKANLPARIMIDTSHANSRKKHTRQRYVCRDICSQVSDGDLRIMGVMIESNLVEGNQSLGKGELVRGQSITDACINWEETKLILKDLSDAVIARR; encoded by the coding sequence ATGACCGAAAAGACCCAGACTCCGGCAACCGACGATCTTCGGATTGGAGCGATGAAGCCACTGATGCCGCCGCGGGAACTGATGAGCGAAATCCCGAGCTCGCCGAAAGTCGCCGAAACCGTGACTGCGGCGCGTGATGGAATCCGGCGTATCCTCTGCCAAGAAGACGACCGCTTGGTTGTCGTCGTGGGGCCGTGTTCGATCCACGATCCTGAAGCAGCGATCGAGTACGCGAACCTGCTGGCCGCAGCGCAAGAAGAACATGCTAGCGAGTTGCTGATCGTGATGCGGGTCTATTTTGAAAAACCGCGGACGACCGTCGGGTGGAAAGGTCTGATCAATGACCCTGGACTCGATGACAGCTTCGAAATTAATCGTGGTTTACGTACTGCCCGCGGCCTACTGCGAGACATCAATGCCCTCGGCTTGCCCACCGGCACGGAGTTCTTGGACCTGATCAGCCCGCAATACATCGCTGACTTGGTCGGCTGGGGAGCTATCGGGGCGCGGACCACCGAGAGTCAAGGTCACCGTGAGCTGGCGTCCGGGTTATCGTGCCCGGTAGGGTTCAAGAATGGTACGAGCGGCAATGTGCAGATCGCTGTCGATGCGATCTGTTCCGCCCAACGCCCCCACCATTTCCTCTCTGTGACGAAAGAGGGCACCTCGGCCATTTTCGCAACGACCGGCAACAGCGATTGTCACGTCATCATGCGCGGCGGCACGCACACTAACTATGACGCCGCGAGTATCGATGCAGCATCAGATCTGCTTACCAAAGCCAATCTACCGGCCCGCATCATGATCGACACCAGTCACGCCAACAGTCGCAAGAAGCACACGCGGCAGCGCTACGTCTGTCGCGATATCTGCAGCCAGGTCAGTGACGGTGATTTGCGGATCATGGGCGTCATGATCGAGAGCAACCTCGTCGAAGGCAATCAGAGTCTCGGCAAGGGCGAACTCGTTCGCGGTCAGAGCATCACCGATGCGTGCATCAATTGGGAAGAAACGAAGCTGATCCTGAAAGATCTCAGCGACGCGGTGATCGCGCGGCGCTGA
- a CDS encoding tRNA (cytidine(34)-2'-O)-methyltransferase, producing the protein MSDMEKTSPATASPPIDPPAHVVLYQPEIPQNTGNIGRTCVAVGAKLWIVQPAAFSFDERRLRRAGLDYWQHLDIEMVPSWDALTERLDPARFYFLSRFAKRMLWDAPLRRGDVFVFGRETSGLPAQILDPHDERAVRLPTQPVVRSLNLATTAGIVLYEHLRQCQPGQCQPGQCST; encoded by the coding sequence ATGAGTGATATGGAAAAAACGTCTCCCGCGACCGCCTCCCCGCCGATCGATCCGCCCGCGCACGTAGTGCTCTACCAGCCGGAAATCCCACAGAACACGGGTAATATCGGCCGCACCTGTGTCGCGGTCGGAGCAAAACTGTGGATTGTGCAACCCGCCGCGTTCTCCTTTGACGAGAGACGGCTCCGCCGAGCTGGCCTGGACTATTGGCAGCATCTCGATATTGAAATGGTACCGAGCTGGGATGCCCTGACAGAGCGACTCGATCCCGCCCGCTTTTACTTTTTATCGCGATTTGCCAAGCGCATGCTCTGGGACGCGCCACTTCGCCGGGGCGATGTGTTTGTTTTTGGTCGCGAAACGAGCGGCTTGCCGGCACAGATTCTCGATCCTCACGATGAGCGGGCGGTACGTTTACCCACACAACCCGTCGTGCGCAGCCTGAACCTTGCCACGACCGCTGGAATCGTCCTCTACGAACATCTGCGCCAGTGCCAGCCGGGCCAGTGCCAGCCGGGCCAGTGCTCGACATGA
- a CDS encoding Gfo/Idh/MocA family protein has protein sequence MKLRVGLIGLGDHWQSLHRPALRMLHERFDVRAIYCSVSKLAENAVAEFQADPVDGYQAMVGRDDIDAVLVLEQSWLKHLPALAACSHGKAIYWAGCLDFDPVTDAGFRRSVEDSGVAFMASFPRRFAPATLRLKELIATHLGPPRLLFCHKRLSLLEQQTRLSRRGDPTDPVRSRHHEHHDGEHSTGAARGHIEARATMRNQLIELIDWCSYVVGSRAESVMSANCYASSPWDYRALSLRFGSAHDVLSASQTPHVLANSDAVTAQVSFGNYIPAKWQEAIGFRPPAAMQVCCENGVAFVDLPGTLVWFDDIGRHQESLESESPVGEKMLAQFHRAVTSLVRNLSGLEEAFQASAILRAAEQSSANGQRVLV, from the coding sequence GTGAAGCTTCGCGTCGGCCTGATCGGTCTTGGAGACCACTGGCAATCTCTTCATCGCCCTGCCCTGCGGATGCTCCACGAGCGTTTCGACGTTCGCGCCATTTATTGTTCGGTATCGAAACTTGCTGAAAACGCAGTTGCTGAGTTTCAGGCTGACCCGGTCGATGGTTACCAGGCGATGGTCGGTCGCGATGACATTGATGCCGTGTTGGTACTCGAGCAGTCCTGGCTCAAACATCTGCCGGCACTGGCCGCCTGCAGTCATGGCAAAGCCATTTACTGGGCGGGTTGTTTAGATTTTGACCCTGTCACAGACGCTGGGTTTCGCCGGTCAGTCGAGGACTCGGGGGTCGCGTTCATGGCCAGTTTCCCACGCCGATTTGCTCCTGCGACGCTCCGTTTAAAGGAGCTTATTGCGACACATCTCGGTCCGCCACGATTGCTGTTTTGCCACAAACGACTCAGTCTGCTAGAGCAGCAGACCCGTTTGTCTCGGCGTGGAGACCCCACCGATCCGGTTCGCAGTCGCCATCACGAACATCACGACGGTGAGCATTCCACAGGCGCTGCGCGTGGCCACATCGAGGCTCGGGCAACGATGAGAAATCAACTCATCGAGCTGATTGACTGGTGCAGCTATGTCGTCGGCAGTCGTGCCGAGAGCGTGATGTCGGCGAATTGCTACGCATCGAGTCCGTGGGACTACCGCGCCTTGAGCCTTCGTTTTGGGTCGGCCCATGACGTGTTGAGCGCTTCTCAGACTCCCCATGTGCTGGCCAATTCCGACGCGGTGACGGCCCAAGTGAGTTTCGGGAACTACATTCCCGCGAAGTGGCAGGAAGCGATTGGCTTTCGTCCGCCTGCGGCGATGCAGGTGTGCTGTGAAAATGGCGTCGCCTTCGTCGACCTACCCGGCACGCTGGTGTGGTTCGACGACATCGGGCGTCATCAGGAGTCGCTGGAGAGCGAGTCGCCTGTGGGTGAGAAAATGTTGGCTCAATTTCACCGCGCTGTAACGAGTCTGGTGCGGAATCTCAGCGGGCTCGAGGAAGCTTTCCAAGCCTCGGCTATTCTACGGGCTGCGGAACAGAGCAGTGCCAATGGGCAACGTGTCCTGGTTTGA
- a CDS encoding Gfo/Idh/MocA family protein produces the protein MRSSQKTQTTGDPSRRSFLGQSLTAGVAAASSLAIPRFVRASTLGLGGAVSPSDRITVGGIGIGRRGTYDLGCFLEQSDVQFVAVADIKETQRVAVKDRVNAHHNNTDCDTYRDFQELLGRDDIDSVLIATGPNWHATAACAAARAGKDIYCEKPCTKNIAQSLQLADTMRRSGVVFQAGTQRRNLPHFEFACMLARTGRLGTLRKVHAQPAGMKTKMSGWLPAQDLPPIEEVDWDMYLGPAAYRPYNKAWLDGFNFEKGGGLTGGGVLEWGSHCVDLCQWAAGADATAAIHYHAPKDKRILAEYPSGVQLVIRDDGWLPLGSCPVRFEGDDGWIETGDSGKFVLSSPELLAGREVAEIGGYPATFHVRDFLDCVKTRSKPRANAEAACYAHITCHAANVAAFLGRDVNLDPDTYEFIDDPEANRLRSEAFREPWQI, from the coding sequence ATGCGTTCGTCACAAAAGACGCAAACTACTGGCGACCCGTCGCGGCGGAGTTTTCTAGGCCAATCGTTGACCGCGGGTGTCGCGGCGGCGAGTTCGCTCGCCATTCCGCGGTTCGTCCGTGCTTCCACCCTCGGGTTGGGTGGCGCGGTTTCGCCGAGTGATCGTATCACCGTCGGCGGCATCGGAATTGGTCGGCGCGGCACGTACGATCTGGGGTGCTTTTTAGAACAGTCCGACGTACAGTTTGTCGCGGTCGCCGACATCAAAGAGACCCAGCGGGTGGCCGTCAAGGATCGCGTCAACGCCCATCACAATAACACTGATTGCGACACGTATCGAGATTTTCAAGAGCTGCTCGGTCGCGACGATATTGATTCGGTCTTGATCGCGACAGGCCCGAACTGGCATGCCACGGCTGCCTGCGCGGCGGCGCGAGCGGGCAAAGATATCTACTGCGAAAAACCCTGTACAAAGAACATTGCTCAGAGTCTTCAGTTGGCCGACACGATGCGGCGCAGCGGTGTCGTATTCCAAGCTGGTACCCAGCGACGAAATTTGCCGCATTTCGAATTCGCATGCATGCTCGCGCGCACCGGGCGGTTAGGCACGCTGCGGAAAGTGCACGCTCAACCCGCTGGTATGAAAACGAAGATGAGTGGTTGGCTGCCGGCTCAAGACTTGCCGCCGATCGAGGAAGTCGATTGGGACATGTACCTCGGCCCAGCAGCTTATCGGCCATACAATAAAGCGTGGTTAGACGGGTTTAATTTTGAGAAAGGCGGCGGGCTGACCGGTGGCGGCGTGCTGGAATGGGGCTCGCATTGTGTTGATCTGTGCCAATGGGCGGCCGGCGCCGACGCGACCGCTGCTATTCATTACCACGCTCCCAAGGACAAGCGGATTCTGGCCGAGTATCCCAGCGGTGTGCAGCTGGTGATTCGCGATGATGGTTGGCTACCGCTGGGGTCGTGCCCGGTTCGTTTTGAAGGTGATGACGGCTGGATCGAGACCGGGGACAGCGGCAAGTTCGTGCTCAGTTCGCCCGAACTGCTCGCCGGACGTGAAGTCGCGGAGATCGGTGGTTATCCCGCGACGTTCCATGTCCGCGATTTCCTGGACTGTGTCAAAACTCGCAGCAAGCCGCGAGCCAACGCGGAAGCCGCCTGTTATGCGCACATCACCTGCCATGCCGCTAACGTGGCCGCATTCTTGGGACGCGACGTCAATCTTGACCCGGACACCTACGAGTTCATCGACGATCCAGAAGCCAATCGATTGCGCAGTGAAGCTTTCCGGGAGCCGTGGCAAATTTGA